One genomic segment of Trichoplusia ni isolate ovarian cell line Hi5 chromosome 5, tn1, whole genome shotgun sequence includes these proteins:
- the LOC113494024 gene encoding proton-coupled amino acid transporter-like protein pathetic isoform X2 produces the protein MDTLTHLLKASLGTGILAMPKAFKRAGLVFGVLFTILVAVVCTHCSYVLIKCAHVLYYRTRKSQMTFPEVGKAALETGPVSVQKFGNTFRSFILISLFITYFGVCSVYSVIVAKNILQVVVYYMGIDEETVELRIFILALVVPLIIMAWVPNLKYLAPVSMIANGFMGLGLGITMYYLVGTGELKTKEVKSMLFKPPPEWPECFSLVIFAMQAIGVVMPLENSMKTPRALLGICGVLNKGMSFVCVVYIILGFVGYLRFGEDVFDSITLNLAQDKVPAQIVKVAIAIAVYCTFGLQFFVCIEIMWNGIKHKYTKRPLFANYIMRTLLVLACVGLAVAVPTIGPFMGVIGAFCFSILGLIAPAFIEISTYWTIGFGPAKYLIWKNILVLLFGTFALIFGTKQAVTDILQVYTT, from the exons ATGGACACGCTGACCCATCTGTTGAAGGCGTCCCTCGGCACCGGTATCCTCGCCATGCCCAAGGCCTTCAAGCGCGCTGGTCTTGTCTTCGGTGTATTGTTCACCATCCTCGTAGCCGTCGTTTGCACTCACTGCAGTTACGTACTT aTTAAATGCGCGCATGTGCTTTACTATAGAACTAGGAAAAGCCAGATGACATTTCCTGAAGTTGGCAAAGCGGCTTTGGAGACTGGTCCTGTATCAGTTCAGAAATTCGGCAATACTTTCAG ATCCTTTATCCTGATAAGTCTTTTCATAACATACTTCGGCGTCTGCTCAGTGTATTCAGTTATCGTAGCCAAAAACATTCTTCAG GTTGTGGTATATTACATGGGCATAGATGAAGAAACGGTTGAGCTTAGAATATTCATCCTTGCCCTCGTGGTGCCGCTTATAATAATGGCTTGGGTCCCCAACCTCAAGTACTTAGCTCCAGTTTCAATGATTGCTAACGGCTTCATGGGCCTCGGTCTAGGAATCACCATGTACTACCTGGTGGGTACCGGAGAGTTAAAGACGAAAGAGGTTAAGTCAATGCTCTTCAAACCGCCGCCAGAATGGCCTGAATGCTTTTCGCTGGTTATCTTTGCCATGCAAGCTATAGGGGTCGTAATGCCTCTAGAAAATTCCATGAAGACGCCTCGTGCGCTGCTAGGAATATGTGGGGTTTTGAACAAAGGCATGAGCTTTGTTTGCGTAGTGTACATTATCCTCGGTTTTGTTGGTTACCTTCGCTTCGGAGAGGACGTTTTTGACTCTATCACTTTGAACTTGGCACAAGATAAGGT TCCTGCCCAAATCGTCAAGGTCGCCATTGCCATCGCCGTGTACTGCACATTCGGACTGCAGTTCTTTGTGTGCATCGAAATCATGTGGAATGGCATTAAACACAAGTACACCAAGCGACCTCTTTTTGCTAACTACATCATGAGAACTCTCTTGGTACTCGCCTGCGTGGGTCTCGCCGTCGCCGTGCCCACCATCGGGCCCTTCATGGGTGTCATTGGCGCTTTCTGCTTTTCCATCCTCGGACTCATCGCGCCTGCCTTTATTGAAATCTCCACATATTGGACCATTGGTTTCGGACCTGCAAAATACCTGATCTGGAAGAATATTTTAGTACTATTGTTTGGCACTTTTGCTCTAATATTTGGTACCAAACAAGCCGTAACGGATATTTTGCAAGTATATACCACGTAA
- the LOC113494023 gene encoding proton-coupled amino acid transporter-like protein pathetic isoform X1, with the protein MDTKCGILNAKISKRTLWCKEYIGQLLDQTGKMVNEANGNAPAPQELETFLSTEDKKEKVVNKYNLSGDAESADFDPFAERKLDNPTSNMDTLTHLLKASLGTGILAMPKAFKRAGLVNGILFTVLVAVVCTHCAYVLIKCAHVLYKKTKKTQMTFPEVGQAALENGPQRLRAWGNAFRIFILVSLFATYFGTCSVYTVIVAKNILQVVAYYMGEEEDKVEIRIFIIALLLPLIFMAWIRNLKYLAPVSMIANVFMGLGLGITMYYLVGTGELQTENINSMLFKPPTEWPEFFSLTIFAMEAIGVVMPLENAMKTPGAMLGVTGVLNKGMSFVCVVYILLGFLGYLRFGEDVLDSITLNLAQSDIPAQIVKIAIAIAVYCTYGLQFFVCVEIMWNGIKDKYTKRPDLANYVMRTLLVTACVLLAVAVPTIGPFMGVIGAFCFSILGLIAPAFIEVITYWNIGFGPGKYLIWKNILVLLFGLFALIFGTKEAINDIIRVYTLS; encoded by the exons GTGCAAAGAATACATCGGTCAGCTGCTAGACCAAACTGGCAAAATGGTGAAC GAAGCAAATGGCaatgcgcccgcgccgcagGAGCTGGAGACCTTCCTGTCTACAGAAGACAAGAAGGAGAAAGTTGTCAACAa ATACAACCTGTCGGGAGATGCCGAGTCGGCGGACTTCGACCCTTTCGCCGAAAGGAAATTGGATAACCCCACTTC AAACATGGACACGCTGACCCATCTGTTGAAGGCGTCGCTCGGCACCGGTATCCTCGCCATGCCCAAGGCCTTCAAACGCGCTGGTCTCGTCAACGGAATATTGTTCACCGTCCTCGTAGCCGTCGTTTGCACTCACTGCGCTTACGTCCTT ATTAAATGTGCGCACGTGCTCTACAAAAAGACTAAGAAAACCCAGATGACCTTTCCTGAGGTTGGACAAGCGGCTTTAGAGAACGGTCCTCAAAGACTCCGGGCTTGGGGAAATGCTTTCAG GATCTTCATATTAGTCAGTCTTTTCGCGACTTACTTCGGAACTTGCTCAGTGTATACAGTCATCGTAGCCAAGAACATTCTTCAG GTCGTGGCGTATTACATGGGTGAAGAGGAAGACAAAGTTGAAATAAGAATATTCATAATTGCCCTCCTACTGCCTCTCATCTTCATGGCATGGATCCGCAACCTCAAGTACTTAGCTCCAGTCTCAATGATTGCCAACGTATTTATGGGTCTCGGTCTCGGAATCACCATGTACTACCTGGTCGGTACCGGAGAGTTGCAGACGGAGAACATCAACTCAATGCTCTTCAAACCACCCACGGAATGGCCCGAATTCTTCTCTCTGACCATCTTTGCTATGGAAGCTATCGGTGTCGTGATGCCCCTAGAAAATGCCATGAAGACCCCAGGCGCTATGCTGGGAGTCACAGGAGTCCTGAACAAAGGCATGAGCTTCGTCTGCGTAGTGTACATCCTCCTCGGTTTCCTCGGCTACCTTCGCTTCGGAGAAGACGTTTTAGATTCTATCACTCTTAATCTGGCTCAATCTGATAT tcCTGCCCAAATTGTCAAGATCGCCATTGCTATCGCCGTGTACTGCACATACGGACTGCAGTTCTTTGTGTGCGTCGAAATCATGTGGAATGGAATTAAGGACAAGTACACCAAGCGCCCGGACCTGGCTAACTACGTCATGAGAACTCTCCTGGTTACCGCCTGCGTGTTACTTGCCGTCGCCGTGCCCACCATCGGACCCTTCATGGGTGTCATTGGCGCTTTCTGCTTCTCCATACTCGGACTCATCGCGCCCGCCTTTATCGAAGTCATCACCTACTGGAACATTGGCTTCGGACCTGGAAAATACCTGATCTGGAAGAACATTTTAGTATTACTGTTTGGTCTTTTCGCTCTCATATTTGGCACCAAAGAAGCTATAAACGACATTATACGTGTATACACCTTATCATAA
- the LOC113494024 gene encoding proton-coupled amino acid transporter-like protein pathetic isoform X1 encodes MAASVLVVRQWSVKMFGRIINMAILIILKTFITLTKVLGILNGGGIVVTSYLIFFYNLCGLNMAGASDFDPFAERRLANPTSNMDTLTHLLKASLGTGILAMPKAFKRAGLVFGVLFTILVAVVCTHCSYVLIKCAHVLYYRTRKSQMTFPEVGKAALETGPVSVQKFGNTFRSFILISLFITYFGVCSVYSVIVAKNILQVVVYYMGIDEETVELRIFILALVVPLIIMAWVPNLKYLAPVSMIANGFMGLGLGITMYYLVGTGELKTKEVKSMLFKPPPEWPECFSLVIFAMQAIGVVMPLENSMKTPRALLGICGVLNKGMSFVCVVYIILGFVGYLRFGEDVFDSITLNLAQDKVPAQIVKVAIAIAVYCTFGLQFFVCIEIMWNGIKHKYTKRPLFANYIMRTLLVLACVGLAVAVPTIGPFMGVIGAFCFSILGLIAPAFIEISTYWTIGFGPAKYLIWKNILVLLFGTFALIFGTKQAVTDILQVYTT; translated from the exons ATGGCCGCTAGCGTGTTAGTAGTCCGTCAATGGTCTGTCAAAATGTTCGGGAGAATAATAAATATggcaattttaattatactgaaAACATTTATCACACTGACCAAAGTATTAGGAATATTAAATGGCGGAGGGATCGTTGTAACCTcttacctaatatttttttataacttgtgCGGACTCAATATGGCGGGAGCATCTGATTTCGACCCTTTCGCCGAAAGGAGATTGGCGAATCCTACTTC AAACATGGACACGCTGACCCATCTGTTGAAGGCGTCCCTCGGCACCGGTATCCTCGCCATGCCCAAGGCCTTCAAGCGCGCTGGTCTTGTCTTCGGTGTATTGTTCACCATCCTCGTAGCCGTCGTTTGCACTCACTGCAGTTACGTACTT aTTAAATGCGCGCATGTGCTTTACTATAGAACTAGGAAAAGCCAGATGACATTTCCTGAAGTTGGCAAAGCGGCTTTGGAGACTGGTCCTGTATCAGTTCAGAAATTCGGCAATACTTTCAG ATCCTTTATCCTGATAAGTCTTTTCATAACATACTTCGGCGTCTGCTCAGTGTATTCAGTTATCGTAGCCAAAAACATTCTTCAG GTTGTGGTATATTACATGGGCATAGATGAAGAAACGGTTGAGCTTAGAATATTCATCCTTGCCCTCGTGGTGCCGCTTATAATAATGGCTTGGGTCCCCAACCTCAAGTACTTAGCTCCAGTTTCAATGATTGCTAACGGCTTCATGGGCCTCGGTCTAGGAATCACCATGTACTACCTGGTGGGTACCGGAGAGTTAAAGACGAAAGAGGTTAAGTCAATGCTCTTCAAACCGCCGCCAGAATGGCCTGAATGCTTTTCGCTGGTTATCTTTGCCATGCAAGCTATAGGGGTCGTAATGCCTCTAGAAAATTCCATGAAGACGCCTCGTGCGCTGCTAGGAATATGTGGGGTTTTGAACAAAGGCATGAGCTTTGTTTGCGTAGTGTACATTATCCTCGGTTTTGTTGGTTACCTTCGCTTCGGAGAGGACGTTTTTGACTCTATCACTTTGAACTTGGCACAAGATAAGGT TCCTGCCCAAATCGTCAAGGTCGCCATTGCCATCGCCGTGTACTGCACATTCGGACTGCAGTTCTTTGTGTGCATCGAAATCATGTGGAATGGCATTAAACACAAGTACACCAAGCGACCTCTTTTTGCTAACTACATCATGAGAACTCTCTTGGTACTCGCCTGCGTGGGTCTCGCCGTCGCCGTGCCCACCATCGGGCCCTTCATGGGTGTCATTGGCGCTTTCTGCTTTTCCATCCTCGGACTCATCGCGCCTGCCTTTATTGAAATCTCCACATATTGGACCATTGGTTTCGGACCTGCAAAATACCTGATCTGGAAGAATATTTTAGTACTATTGTTTGGCACTTTTGCTCTAATATTTGGTACCAAACAAGCCGTAACGGATATTTTGCAAGTATATACCACGTAA
- the LOC113494023 gene encoding proton-coupled amino acid transporter-like protein pathetic isoform X2 gives MVNEANGNAPAPQELETFLSTEDKKEKVVNKYNLSGDAESADFDPFAERKLDNPTSNMDTLTHLLKASLGTGILAMPKAFKRAGLVNGILFTVLVAVVCTHCAYVLIKCAHVLYKKTKKTQMTFPEVGQAALENGPQRLRAWGNAFRIFILVSLFATYFGTCSVYTVIVAKNILQVVAYYMGEEEDKVEIRIFIIALLLPLIFMAWIRNLKYLAPVSMIANVFMGLGLGITMYYLVGTGELQTENINSMLFKPPTEWPEFFSLTIFAMEAIGVVMPLENAMKTPGAMLGVTGVLNKGMSFVCVVYILLGFLGYLRFGEDVLDSITLNLAQSDIPAQIVKIAIAIAVYCTYGLQFFVCVEIMWNGIKDKYTKRPDLANYVMRTLLVTACVLLAVAVPTIGPFMGVIGAFCFSILGLIAPAFIEVITYWNIGFGPGKYLIWKNILVLLFGLFALIFGTKEAINDIIRVYTLS, from the exons ATGGTGAAC GAAGCAAATGGCaatgcgcccgcgccgcagGAGCTGGAGACCTTCCTGTCTACAGAAGACAAGAAGGAGAAAGTTGTCAACAa ATACAACCTGTCGGGAGATGCCGAGTCGGCGGACTTCGACCCTTTCGCCGAAAGGAAATTGGATAACCCCACTTC AAACATGGACACGCTGACCCATCTGTTGAAGGCGTCGCTCGGCACCGGTATCCTCGCCATGCCCAAGGCCTTCAAACGCGCTGGTCTCGTCAACGGAATATTGTTCACCGTCCTCGTAGCCGTCGTTTGCACTCACTGCGCTTACGTCCTT ATTAAATGTGCGCACGTGCTCTACAAAAAGACTAAGAAAACCCAGATGACCTTTCCTGAGGTTGGACAAGCGGCTTTAGAGAACGGTCCTCAAAGACTCCGGGCTTGGGGAAATGCTTTCAG GATCTTCATATTAGTCAGTCTTTTCGCGACTTACTTCGGAACTTGCTCAGTGTATACAGTCATCGTAGCCAAGAACATTCTTCAG GTCGTGGCGTATTACATGGGTGAAGAGGAAGACAAAGTTGAAATAAGAATATTCATAATTGCCCTCCTACTGCCTCTCATCTTCATGGCATGGATCCGCAACCTCAAGTACTTAGCTCCAGTCTCAATGATTGCCAACGTATTTATGGGTCTCGGTCTCGGAATCACCATGTACTACCTGGTCGGTACCGGAGAGTTGCAGACGGAGAACATCAACTCAATGCTCTTCAAACCACCCACGGAATGGCCCGAATTCTTCTCTCTGACCATCTTTGCTATGGAAGCTATCGGTGTCGTGATGCCCCTAGAAAATGCCATGAAGACCCCAGGCGCTATGCTGGGAGTCACAGGAGTCCTGAACAAAGGCATGAGCTTCGTCTGCGTAGTGTACATCCTCCTCGGTTTCCTCGGCTACCTTCGCTTCGGAGAAGACGTTTTAGATTCTATCACTCTTAATCTGGCTCAATCTGATAT tcCTGCCCAAATTGTCAAGATCGCCATTGCTATCGCCGTGTACTGCACATACGGACTGCAGTTCTTTGTGTGCGTCGAAATCATGTGGAATGGAATTAAGGACAAGTACACCAAGCGCCCGGACCTGGCTAACTACGTCATGAGAACTCTCCTGGTTACCGCCTGCGTGTTACTTGCCGTCGCCGTGCCCACCATCGGACCCTTCATGGGTGTCATTGGCGCTTTCTGCTTCTCCATACTCGGACTCATCGCGCCCGCCTTTATCGAAGTCATCACCTACTGGAACATTGGCTTCGGACCTGGAAAATACCTGATCTGGAAGAACATTTTAGTATTACTGTTTGGTCTTTTCGCTCTCATATTTGGCACCAAAGAAGCTATAAACGACATTATACGTGTATACACCTTATCATAA